CTGTTATATCGGTTATTCCATCAAAGTCATCTAATATTGAAAAATTATACTTTCCTGTGAGGAGTTCTTTTAATGTTAAATCGTCATCGGGAGAATGGATGACACTGAATCCTAGCCTTGTCAATGCTTGTGCTAGATATCTTGTCCCTGTTTGGCTAAGCCCAATTCCAAAAATTTTATAATTTTTCCGATTAATTTCGGTTCCGATTTTGAATATTTTTGACAATTTTTCTACTTCTTTTAAAGTTAAATCAGGCTTCTCTAAAATATTTATTTGATTTAATTCGCAAATAGCGTTATTAGGTAACTCTTCAATAAATTTTGCCGTTTCTTTAACAGACGCATCACTGCCGAGGTAATCTCTGGCATAGTTAATTGCCAACTTAGCCACTTGAAAATCTAAGTTTTCATCTTGCATTTCCCAATCTTCTTGAATGAAATTGAGTTTTGCTCGCTGATAATCTGTACGGCTTCTCAGTTCCCTTAGAGCGTATTTGGCAAAAATATCTCGATAATATTGACAGAAGTCATGAAAAATATTGAATCGCTTGAAATCTTTTTTAAAGTTTAATTGGTTCATCGCTAAATCCCGAATTCTAGATTCAGGTCTTAGCACATATTTGGGATCGTCCTTTGGCTCTTTGATATTTTGCATTGCTTTGACGACATCTATTCTCGCAATATGTACGCCGCAATGAATATAGCCTCTGAATTTATCCAAAACGTAACAATCTACATAAGGGGCATTATTTTTCTGAAGAAAAGGCGTTAAATCCTCCACAATCAAACAATCAGCATCCATGAAGACGACAAAATCACAATGATAGTCAATCTTCAGCATTTGTTGAACAGCTAAGGAAAAAGGTTTAACCTGATCAATAATATGCACTTGATCAGGTTGGATATTTTGGATGGCTAAGTCCAAAGAAATATTAGATGTTCTTTCTCCAATGGTTCTAAAAACCAAAGATATTTTTTTCATGACTTAAGCCTCTTTCTTAAAGCCTTTATTCTTGCATTTTTTCCTTCAGTCTGCCCTAATATGAACTGTTTGAAGTTCCCGTCCCTAAAATAAGGAAGGCTGGAAAATTAGCTTTAAACCAGACGCAGTTCAGCTTGAGCGACCGGCTGACTTTTTAAAGCTTTTAACATGGCTTCATATTGATAAGTGACTTCAAGAGTTTCGGGCAATTGTAGTGGGGGCAAAGGCTCTGGTCTTGAGCGTAAATAGTTGGCTAAATCTAAAATTGCCTGACTCGCTGCCTGAGTATTTCCAATCGAAATAAGACGACCTAAAGGCCATTGAGTTGACCATTCAGTAAGAACCTCGCGGGAACCGGCATTATCGTAGGCAACAACTCCCTTACCGGCTGCAATGGCTTCTTGAAGGATGCGAGGCCGGCCTTCATTTTCTGAGCAAAGCAAAACGGTTTCTACGCGATTGAGACAAGAAAGCACTTCCTGCCGGTCAACACGACCTTTAACGAGAATATGTTTTTCTAAGCCGTAGTGATTGATCAGATTTAACATTGCTTTCATGTCAGATCCATCCCCACAAATAGTCAGATGAACATCAACCTGTCGCTCGACCAAAATCCGTATAATTTCAATGGCGTCTAAAGGTCTTTTTCTCGGCTTAATTTGAGCCGCCATCAATAAATGAATCGGCTCACCGGCTGCCGGTATTTTGCTCTCAGCCCGGTTAAACGAAGGCAGTACAATTGGGTTAGGTAAAAAAAAGGTATTGTTGACCCCAACCACACGATTTATAGATTTAGCAAGATGGCGAGCAATGCAAACGATGAGATCGCAACCCCGGTATAGTTTGAGTAGTTGTTCTCTAAGCTTTTCTTCAATCGGATCGCCGCTAGCTAGACGGTTAATATATGCTCCCCGACAGATGAGAACAACCGGCTTATCGTAATGAACACGACGGATAGCCGGCAAATGCCAAAGAAATGACTCGCGACCTAGGATTACATAATCGAAAGGGCCGTGCTTTAGATAAGCAGATTGAGCGTAATTATCGATATCTGATTGAGCTTGCAAACTAATGCCAATATCCGCAGGAAAATCAGCGGGAAACCAGTTTAATCCCTGATATTCGGCTCTGGGAGATACCGATTTATAAGGCGATAGATGAAGAACTTCATGGCCAAGGCAGCGCAATCCACTCGCAAGTTCTTGGCTTGAGTAGGCTGAACCACCCCCTTCTGGTGGGTGAACGCTTAGCAGCAGAATTTTCATAATGTAAAAGTTTGTTGATTTAAAAGTAGCTTTAGCTTGCTTGAAGCAATCCTTAGGTCAACTCATTTGCAACCCATTACTACTTTTTGATTTGAAGTGATATTGACGCGCCTTTTACCGTAATTACTCAGGCACCATAAAACTCATTGGGCTGAGGGGTGCTGTAAAAACATAATAAATCACGCCGGCTCCTAGAAGCGTCACAGCAAGGCTAAACAGGATGACCCAGCGATCTGTTGGTTGATAGGTATCCTGCTCAATGTGCTGGCAAACGGAAAAGTAATGATGGGTGGAGAGTAATACAGTTACCAAGCCAACCAGAGAAAAGAGTAAACCTAGCTTCCAACCATTCCCAGGGTGAGGCAAAATAGGTGGATGAAAGGTGCGAAGGCGGACAATGACAACACCAAACCCCATCAGAGAAATCGCAGTACGCATCCATGCCAGGTAGGTGCGCTCATTCGCTAAATGAGCCTGCACACGCGACGGATTCTTTTGCTGGGGCTTCTGTATCTCGGTTTCTACGGATTTGACCATTAATTGCATCGATAACACCCTTTAGTCTCAGTATAGATGTTTTAATAAAGCAAGCCTTAGAAT
Above is a genomic segment from Microcoleus sp. FACHB-68 containing:
- a CDS encoding sulfotransferase family protein; amino-acid sequence: MKKISLVFRTIGERTSNISLDLAIQNIQPDQVHIIDQVKPFSLAVQQMLKIDYHCDFVVFMDADCLIVEDLTPFLQKNNAPYVDCYVLDKFRGYIHCGVHIARIDVVKAMQNIKEPKDDPKYVLRPESRIRDLAMNQLNFKKDFKRFNIFHDFCQYYRDIFAKYALRELRSRTDYQRAKLNFIQEDWEMQDENLDFQVAKLAINYARDYLGSDASVKETAKFIEELPNNAICELNQINILEKPDLTLKEVEKLSKIFKIGTEINRKNYKIFGIGLSQTGTRYLAQALTRLGFSVIHSPDDDLTLKELLTGKYNFSILDDFDGITDITVAPFYPHLDQLFPNSKFILTLLSDKESWLKSLEAQWTLQPGEDLLSDQDRNMQYRRLVRVATYGTYTFNKERFSYVYDLHCKNVIDYFKNRPESLLILNAETGEGWERLSSFLNQPLDNPFKSKSSAKGKRKQELYN
- a CDS encoding glycosyltransferase family 4 protein, coding for MKILLLSVHPPEGGGSAYSSQELASGLRCLGHEVLHLSPYKSVSPRAEYQGLNWFPADFPADIGISLQAQSDIDNYAQSAYLKHGPFDYVILGRESFLWHLPAIRRVHYDKPVVLICRGAYINRLASGDPIEEKLREQLLKLYRGCDLIVCIARHLAKSINRVVGVNNTFFLPNPIVLPSFNRAESKIPAAGEPIHLLMAAQIKPRKRPLDAIEIIRILVERQVDVHLTICGDGSDMKAMLNLINHYGLEKHILVKGRVDRQEVLSCLNRVETVLLCSENEGRPRILQEAIAAGKGVVAYDNAGSREVLTEWSTQWPLGRLISIGNTQAASQAILDLANYLRSRPEPLPPLQLPETLEVTYQYEAMLKALKSQPVAQAELRLV
- a CDS encoding DUF202 domain-containing protein, producing MQLMVKSVETEIQKPQQKNPSRVQAHLANERTYLAWMRTAISLMGFGVVIVRLRTFHPPILPHPGNGWKLGLLFSLVGLVTVLLSTHHYFSVCQHIEQDTYQPTDRWVILFSLAVTLLGAGVIYYVFTAPLSPMSFMVPE